One Streptomyces sp. P9-A2 DNA window includes the following coding sequences:
- a CDS encoding BCCT family transporter translates to MTKDQHSDKDHTAGPLPGSETGLAGRGSPRTDRVVFGVTAVLTVAFVVWGATATDSLENVSSSALSGLMHNGGWAFMLAASGFVVFALWLAISRYGKIHLGAEGEEPEFRTVSWVAMMFSAGMGIGLMFYGVSEPLAHYVTPPPGTDPADSGERMELAMATTLFHWTLHPWAIYAVVGLAIAYSTFRRRRRQTVSAVFTPLIGSKHANGSVGRVIDILAIVATIFGSAASLGLGALQIGSGMQELEWMDEVSTGLLVGIIAALTVAFVASAVSGVEKGIQWLSNTNMVLALVLALFVFVAGPTVLILDLLPTSVFGYLGELPQLAGRTEASAGEGVADWLGSWTVFYWAWWISWTPFVGMFIARISRGRTIRQFIGGVILVPSTVSLVWFAVFGGSAMRLQEQGRLGEESTAEGQLFAVLQQYPIATAASILVMILVGIFFVSGADAASVVMGTLSQKGALEPGRLVVVFWGVVTGAVAAIMLLVGSGEGDALAGLQNITILAAAPFVVVMILMCVALMRDLRRDPVIVRREVGSEAVDLAVIAGHTKYDGEFELRIGPGVGTDVEGDPVGKHYEAPTEP, encoded by the coding sequence ATGACGAAGGACCAGCACAGCGACAAGGATCATACGGCGGGCCCTCTACCGGGCTCGGAGACGGGCCTGGCAGGTCGTGGGAGCCCTCGGACCGACCGGGTGGTCTTCGGTGTCACGGCGGTGCTCACCGTCGCGTTCGTCGTCTGGGGCGCCACCGCGACCGATTCGCTGGAGAACGTCTCGAGCAGCGCGCTCTCGGGTCTGATGCACAACGGTGGCTGGGCGTTCATGCTGGCCGCCTCCGGCTTCGTGGTCTTCGCCCTCTGGCTCGCGATCAGCCGTTACGGGAAGATCCATCTCGGCGCCGAAGGTGAGGAACCCGAGTTCCGCACCGTGTCGTGGGTCGCGATGATGTTCAGCGCGGGCATGGGCATCGGCCTGATGTTCTACGGCGTCAGCGAGCCGCTGGCCCACTACGTCACGCCACCGCCCGGCACCGATCCGGCCGACTCGGGCGAGCGCATGGAACTGGCCATGGCGACCACGCTCTTCCACTGGACGCTCCACCCGTGGGCGATCTACGCCGTGGTCGGCCTCGCCATCGCCTACAGCACCTTCCGCCGGCGCCGCCGGCAGACCGTGAGCGCCGTCTTCACCCCGCTCATCGGGTCGAAGCACGCCAACGGAAGCGTCGGGCGCGTCATCGACATCCTCGCCATCGTGGCGACCATCTTCGGCTCGGCGGCCTCCCTGGGGCTCGGCGCGCTGCAGATCGGCTCCGGCATGCAGGAACTGGAGTGGATGGACGAGGTGAGCACGGGACTGCTCGTCGGCATCATCGCGGCGCTCACGGTCGCCTTCGTCGCCTCCGCGGTGTCGGGCGTGGAGAAGGGCATCCAGTGGCTGTCCAACACCAACATGGTGCTGGCCCTGGTGCTCGCCCTGTTCGTGTTCGTGGCCGGGCCGACGGTCCTCATCCTGGACCTGCTGCCCACCTCCGTCTTCGGCTACCTGGGCGAACTGCCCCAGCTGGCCGGCCGCACGGAGGCCAGCGCCGGCGAGGGAGTGGCGGACTGGCTGGGCAGCTGGACGGTCTTCTACTGGGCGTGGTGGATCTCCTGGACGCCGTTCGTCGGCATGTTCATCGCCCGCATCAGCCGGGGCCGTACGATCCGCCAGTTCATCGGCGGTGTCATCCTCGTGCCCAGCACGGTCAGCCTGGTCTGGTTCGCGGTCTTCGGCGGCTCCGCGATGAGGCTCCAGGAGCAGGGCCGGCTCGGTGAGGAGTCGACGGCCGAGGGCCAGCTGTTCGCGGTGCTCCAGCAGTACCCCATCGCCACCGCCGCGAGCATCCTGGTGATGATCCTCGTCGGCATCTTCTTCGTCTCGGGCGCCGACGCGGCCTCGGTCGTGATGGGCACACTCTCGCAGAAGGGGGCGCTCGAACCGGGCCGCCTGGTGGTGGTGTTCTGGGGCGTGGTCACCGGAGCGGTCGCCGCGATCATGCTGCTGGTGGGCAGCGGCGAGGGCGACGCGCTGGCCGGCCTGCAGAACATCACGATCCTCGCGGCGGCCCCGTTCGTCGTCGTGATGATCCTGATGTGTGTGGCGCTCATGCGCGACCTGCGCCGGGACCCGGTCATCGTGCGCAGGGAGGTGGGTTCCGAGGCGGTCGACCTGGCCGTCATCGCGGGGCACACGAAGTACGACGGCGAATTCGAACTCCGTATCGGCCCCGGGGTCGGTACGGACGTGGAGGGCGACCCGGTCGGCAAGCACTACGAGGCACCGACCGAACCCTGA